The DNA sequence GCGCACGCCGCTGCTTTACTCGGGGCATGTGGCGCAGTAAAGGCCCCGCACCCATGCGGCGTCTCGTCCTCCTCCTCTGCCTGCTCGCGAGCGCCTGCGAAGGCAGCGACGGACTCATCGGTCCGACGATCGAGCTCATCGACCCCGACGGCGACAACGCCGCGCGTGATGTCGCGGAGGGCAGCCTCAGCGTCGCGGTGCGTCAGGAGAGCCGCGTGATCTGCGACGGGGACGGCGACTGCGTCGCCCCGATCACCAACGGCGACTTCTCCCTCGTCTTGCCGATCGGGAGCTTGCAGGCGCCGACCGAGCTCCAGCTCCGCATCACGGGAGGCGAGCAGGCGCTGTTCGGCGCGACGCCGGCCTTCCTCCCGTTCGGCGAGGGCATCGATCTGCTGGCCGTGCGGCCGGTGATGCTCCCGGCGATGACATGCCGCGTGATCGACCCGCCGGCGCTCACCACCTCGGGCGCCCTGGCGCTCTCTCGTCCGCGACGGGACGTGGCGGCGATCCCGCGGGCCAACCTCGTGCTGCTCGCGGGCGGGGTCGAGGAGAGCGGGCCGTCTGCGCGCGTCGACCGCTTCGATCAGGTCGTCACCGAGATGCTGAGCAGCCTCGCGCCCACGGAGGCCACCATCGGGCCCGCGCGCGGCGTGACCCTGCGTGACGACGGCAGCCAGCTCGTCTCCTTCGTGGTCGGCGACGGCTCGAGCTGGCGTTTCGTCAGCCAGATGGGGCCGCCGGCCGCCGAACGGGTCACGACCCTGCACGCGGGGGCAGGGTTCGCGTCGACGCTCGTCCGGCTCGACCGGGGCGCGGCGGTGGTCGGGGGCGCGGACGGCGACGGGGCCGCGGTCGACCAGGTCTCCTGGGTCGACGAGCTGGGCGCGCTCACGGCCATCGCGCGCACGACCGTCCCGCGCGCGTTCTCCGCCGCGGCGTTCGTCGGCGGCGAGGTCGTCGTGGTCGGCGGCGGGACCGCGGAGCGTCTGGAGCGCGGCGGCGCAGGGGCAGCCATCGCGCTCGAGGGCCTGCCCGATGGCGTCGGCGGCGCGCTCACGGCCAGCCCCGACGGGGCGCACCTGCTCTATGTCGGATTCGACGTGGACGGGGCGCCGAGCGCCGAGACCCACATCCTCCGCGGCTGCCCCGACGCGTGTACGCGAGAGGATGGCCCCGCCTGGCCTTCGCCCCGCCCGGGCGCGGCCTTCCTGCGGACGGAGGCTGGCGTGCTCTGGATCGTGGGCGGCGAGGGGAGCGACGAGGTCGACCGGGTGGTCTGGGATGGCTCGACGCCGCGCTTCGAAGCCGGCCCCACGCTCGCCGAGGCCCGGACGGGCGCGGCGGTGTTCGAGCAGGCCTCGGGGATCGTCACGGTCGTCGGAGGCGAGGGGCCCGAGGGGCTCTCCCGCTCGGTGGAGCAGTGCATGCCGGCCGCGCTCGACGCGTTCGACTGATGGGCGCCTGATGGGGCGACCGACCGGCCGGACGCGCCCAATGCGCCGGGGCCTCCGACCGTCTACAACGTGTATGCTCGCTGGAGCTTCGATCCGCTTACCTCCCATCGCCTGTCGTCCCGTGCGATCGCTGGGCGTCGTCGCTCCCTCGGTCACGGGCTGAGCAGAGACCGCACGCAACGACAGGTTCGGGTTCGAGGCTCCCAGGCGTCGCGGCCATGCTCCGTAAAGTCGAAAAGTACGAGATCGAAGAGGAGATCGGCCACGGCGGGATGGCGACGGTCTATCGCGCCCAGGACACGGTCCTCGATCGCGCCGTCGCGCTGAAGATCCTGCACCCGCACCTGCGCTCCGCGGAGGAGGCCCGGCGCCGCTTCCAGCGCGAGGCGCGCAGCGTCGCCCGCCTGCGCCACCCCCGGGTGCTGGAGATCTACGACTTCTCGGGCGAGGGCTCGACCGAGGCGTTCATCGCGGCGGAGCTCCTCACCGGACCGACCCTCAAGCAGTGGCGCGAGAAGACCCAGGACGTCCCGGCCGAGATCGCGGCGTGCTTCGTGATCGAGATCGCGCGCGCCCTCGAGGCGGCCCACGAAGCCAAGATCGTGCATCGGGACGTGAAGCCCGAGAACGTGCTCCTGCACGAGGATCGCGAGATCAAGCTGACCGACTTCGGCATCGCCGACATGGTCGACTCGCAGTCGATGACGGCCACGGGGCAGATCCTGGGCTCGCCGGGGCACATGGCCCCGGAGCAGATCGAGGGGAAGGACACCGACGAGCGGACCGACCTCTTCTCGCTCGGCACCGTCCTCTACTACCTGGCGACCGGCCGGCTCCCGTTCACGGGGCGCAACCCGCATCAGGTGCTCAAGCGCATCGTGGACAGCGAGTACGCCGACCCGCTCCGGGTCAACCCCGCGATCGGCGGGCAGATGCGCGCGATCATCGTCAAGTCGCTCGCGAAGGAGGCGGACGATCGGTACCAGAGCGCGGTCGAGCTGCGGGAGGCCCTCGAGGCCTTCGTGGCCGAGGCCGGGATCCTGGATCCCGAGGCGACCCTCGCGCGGTACCTGAAGAACCCCGACGAGGAGCGCGCCAAGATCGTCGCCCAGACGGTCGAGCGGCTCATCGACCACGGGGCGCGCGCCTCCGACGCGGGCGACGTGCCGACCGCGCTCGACTACTACAACCGCGTCCTCGTGCTCGACGAGGGCAACGAGAAGGTCCTCAAGCTCATCGAGCGGGTCGGCATGGACCGGCGTCGCCGCCGGGTCATGCTGGCGGGCGCCGGGCTTATGGCGTTCGGCGTGCTCGCGAGCGGCGTGGCGTGGACCGCTTGGCCGGGGCCCGGCGGTCGGGATCCCGAGCCGGCCTTGCCTCCGGTGGCCATCGCCCCCGAGGACGCGGGAGTCGACGCGGGCGCCGAGCTGGCCGCGCTCGACGACGCGGGGACGCCAGACGCGGGCGTCGAGCTCGCGCAGGCGGCGCCTGACGCGGGCAGCGCAGACGCGGTGGAAGAGGGCGTTCCGTCCGCTCCCATCCGCCGGGCGCAGGTCCCCGCCGTCTCGCGCGAGCCGCGCGTCGTCGCCCTCGCTCCCGTCCCGGCGACCGTGTCCATCGGCATCGATGGAGGCCCGCTTCGACCCTACGGGGGAGGGTTCCACAGCACCGAGCTGAGCCCCGGCCGTCACACCTTCCGGGTGGTGCCGACGGGCGACGCAGCCGAGGTGTGGGCGGAGACGACGGTCACCGCGACGGTCGAGCCCGGCGAGGGCCCGACCCGCGTGCCTCTGGTCTGTCCTTACAAACCGGCGACGCTCTTCGTGCGTTCCGTCGTGCCCGCCGACGTCCAGGTAGGGACCTACGCCCGTGGCCGCACCAACAGCCTGATCGCGGTCCCCATCGGCACCCGGAGCGCCAACGTGCTGATCCGGGTGACCTCGGATGGGCACCGCGCGCACGAGCAGCGCATCAGCCTCTCGGCCGGCGAGCGCACCGTCGTCGAGGCGGAGCTCCCCGAGCTCGCGGCCGCGCCCTGAGTCGGGAAAATCGGCACGCGCCTGGCCGTCCCGTGGTATGGCACGGGGATATTTTCGGGGCGCTTGGCATCCTCACCCGGGGACCGCTCGGGGTCCCGATCGAATGGCTTCCCCTCCGGGGACGACCCACCGACGTCGGCAGATGGCTCCCGTCTCGCGCATTCACGTCTGGACTCCGGCCTTCGCCGCCGGGCTCGTGGTCGTCCTCTGGGCCGTGCCCGCGCAGGCCACGGAGATGGACGACTTCCAGCGCGCGCAGACCGCCTATCAGTCTCACGAGTACGAGCAGGCGGTGCGGCTCTTCGAAGAGATGATCGTCCCGGTGCCCGCCATCCAGGACCGGCTCCTCATCCAGGAGTCGCGGAAGTACCTCGGCGCGGCGTACCTCTTCGTCGGTCGCCGCCCCGAAGCGGAGCGGCAGTTCGAGGCGTTCCTGCGCGATGAGGACGACTTCGAGAGCTATCAGCTCGACCCGGCGCTGTTCCCCAGCGACGTCATCTCGGTGTTCCGGACCGTGCGTGAGCGCCTCGTGGAGGAGCTGGCCGATCAGGCCGACCGCGACCGTGAGCGGGCCGAGCAGAGGGAGGAGCGGCGGCGTCAGGCGCTGCTCTCGCTGGTGTCGCTGGCCCAGGAGAGCGAGGTCGAGCTCGAGAACGACCTGCGGCTGGCCTGGGTGCCCTTCGGGGCCGGACAATTCCAGAACGGAAACGAGGACCTGGGGTGGTTCTTCGCCATCGCCGAGGGGCTGACGCTCGTCGCCTCGGCCGTGTCCCTCAGCACCTTCCTCTACCTCGAGACGGAGCATCTCGCCGCGATCCGCGACCCGATGGAGGGGAGGGCCACCCCGCCCGAGACGAGACAGACCCTCTTCGGGGCCTCGATCGCGTCCAGCGCGCTCTTCGTCGGGTTCGCCGTGGCCGGGATCCTGGAAGCCCACATCGAGTTCCGCCCGCGACGGACCGTGCGACAGCCCCGCGAGATCCCGCCGGAGGTGCTCCAGGAGCTCGACCTGGCGGTGGGTCCCGGCTCGGTGTCGCTCCGGCTGCGCTTCTGACGGACCACCGGTGATCCACAAATCACCGAAACCGACTTGACAGGTACCCGGCCCCCAGTAATCTTCCGCTCCCCCGTGGCCCGGGGTGCACCCAGTGGGTGTGCCTCAACGCGCGGGAGAGCCGCTGTTTTCGGCCATTTCCGATCGCACGCTGGCCCCCACCAGTCGAACCCTGATTTCTTCTTCGCCTCCTCGCGAGGCGCCGAGACCCGATGCCCACGATCAACCAGCTCGTCCGCAAGGGACGCAAGATTCAGAAGGCGACGACCAACTCGCCGGCGCTCCAGAACTGCCCGCAGAAGCGCGGCGTCTGCGTGCGCGTGTACACGACCACGCCGAAGAAGCCGAACTCGGCCCTCCGGAAGGTCGCGCGTGTTCGTCTCTCGAACGGCATCGAGGTCACGACCTACATCCCCGGTGAGGGTCACAACCTCCAGGAGCACAGCGTGGTGCTCATCCGTGGAGGCCGCGTGAAGGACCTCCCGGGTGTCCGCTACCACGTCGTGCGCGGCGCCCTCGACGCCAGCGGCGCGGCGGGCCCCTCCAACACGAACAAGGCAAACCGCACCCAGGGCCGTTCCAAGTACGGCGTCAAGCGGCCCAAGAGCTGAGGTAGGTGAACGATGCCCCGCCGTAGAGAAGTCCCGAAGCGCAAGGTCCTCCCCGATCCGAAGTACAGCGATCGCGTGGTGACCAAGTTCAGCAACATCCTGATGGTGGGTGGCAAGCGCGCCACCGCCGAGAAGATCCTCTACGGAGCCTTCGACATCATCGAGAGCCGCTACAAGGAGGACCCCATCGACGTCTTCCGCAAGGCCCTCGACATCGTCAAGCCCAAGGTGGAGGTCAAGAGCCGCCGCGTCGGTGGCGCGACCTACCAGGTCCCGGTCGAGGTCCGCGCCGATCGCCGCATGGCGCTCGCGATGCGCTGGCTCGTCGACTACGCCCGCGCGCGTGGCGAGAAGACCATGACCGAGCGCCTCGCGGCCGAGCTCAAGGAAGCCTCGGAGGGCCGCGGCAACGCGGTCAAGAAGCGCGAAGACGTGCACAAGATGGCGGACGCCAACAAGGCTTTCGCCCACTACCGCTGGTAGGGCTCGTCCCACGCGGTCCGGGCTGGTGGTCCTCACGGTAGCCCTTGCACCCACAGGTTCTGGAGGTCATACAACGCCTCCTTCGGTATTTCTTCCGGTAGGTCCGCCGTAGCAGTGACGCGGATACCCCCGGGATGGGAGTCAGCAGAGCGCAGATGAAGTCGAGGCCATAGACGAGTGCCACCAGGGGCCGCGTAACGCGCCCGCCCGGCAGACGCCGGGCAACTGAAGTGTCACTCGAGACCCTCTGCGGGAAGGGCGATCCGAGGGAGATCGCGATAGGCCGCAGGGGGTCTTCGTGCGTCTAGCCTCCGCCAATCCGACCAAGCTCGCTGATCCACCGCCATGTCTCGTCAATTCCCACTCAAGCGCACGCGCAACATCGGCATCATGGCGCACATCGATGCCGGGAAGACGACGACGACCGAGCGGATCCTTTACTACACCGGCGTCAACTACAAGATCGGTGAAGTCCACGATGGCGCGGCCACGATGGACTACATGGAGCAGGAGCAGGAGCGAGGGATCACGATCACCTCGGCCGCCACGACCTGCTTCTGGGAGCCCAAGGCGGGCCTCTTCGGTGGCGAGCAGCACCGCATCAACATCATCGACACCCCTGGGCACGTCGACTTCACCATCGAGGTGGAGCGCAGCCTCCGGGTCCTCGACGGCGCGATCGCGGTCTTCGACGGCGTCGCCGGCGTGGAGCCGCAGACCGAGACGGTCTGGCGTCAGGCGGACCGCTACAAGGTCCCGCGCATGTGCTTCGTCAACAAGATGGACCGCGCGGGCGCCAACTTCGAGTACTGCATGAAGACCATCATCGGTCGCCTCGGGGCGAACGCGGTGGCCCTGCAGATCCCCCTCGGCGCCGAGGACGAGCACCGCGGCATCATCGACCTCGTGCGCATGACGGCGCTCGAGTTCCACGACGACAAGCTCGGCGCGTCCTGGGACGAGGTCGAGATCCCGGCGGATTTCCGCGAGGCCGCGGACGCGCGCCGCGCGAAGCTCATCGAGGCCGTCTCGGAGCTCGACGACCGCCTGATGGAGCGCTTCCTCGAGGGCGACACCGACTACTCGGTCGAGGACATCCAGGCCGCGATCCGCAAGGGC is a window from the Sandaracinaceae bacterium genome containing:
- a CDS encoding serine/threonine-protein kinase; amino-acid sequence: MLRKVEKYEIEEEIGHGGMATVYRAQDTVLDRAVALKILHPHLRSAEEARRRFQREARSVARLRHPRVLEIYDFSGEGSTEAFIAAELLTGPTLKQWREKTQDVPAEIAACFVIEIARALEAAHEAKIVHRDVKPENVLLHEDREIKLTDFGIADMVDSQSMTATGQILGSPGHMAPEQIEGKDTDERTDLFSLGTVLYYLATGRLPFTGRNPHQVLKRIVDSEYADPLRVNPAIGGQMRAIIVKSLAKEADDRYQSAVELREALEAFVAEAGILDPEATLARYLKNPDEERAKIVAQTVERLIDHGARASDAGDVPTALDYYNRVLVLDEGNEKVLKLIERVGMDRRRRRVMLAGAGLMAFGVLASGVAWTAWPGPGGRDPEPALPPVAIAPEDAGVDAGAELAALDDAGTPDAGVELAQAAPDAGSADAVEEGVPSAPIRRAQVPAVSREPRVVALAPVPATVSIGIDGGPLRPYGGGFHSTELSPGRHTFRVVPTGDAAEVWAETTVTATVEPGEGPTRVPLVCPYKPATLFVRSVVPADVQVGTYARGRTNSLIAVPIGTRSANVLIRVTSDGHRAHEQRISLSAGERTVVEAELPELAAAP
- the rpsL gene encoding 30S ribosomal protein S12 yields the protein MPTINQLVRKGRKIQKATTNSPALQNCPQKRGVCVRVYTTTPKKPNSALRKVARVRLSNGIEVTTYIPGEGHNLQEHSVVLIRGGRVKDLPGVRYHVVRGALDASGAAGPSNTNKANRTQGRSKYGVKRPKS
- the rpsG gene encoding 30S ribosomal protein S7 — translated: MPRRREVPKRKVLPDPKYSDRVVTKFSNILMVGGKRATAEKILYGAFDIIESRYKEDPIDVFRKALDIVKPKVEVKSRRVGGATYQVPVEVRADRRMALAMRWLVDYARARGEKTMTERLAAELKEASEGRGNAVKKREDVHKMADANKAFAHYRW